One Actinomycetospora corticicola genomic window, CGTGCCCGCGCTGGTGATCGACGACCCCGACGTCCTCACCGAGCGCGCGGCGCTGCCCACCGGGCCGCTCGAGGACGTCGACGGCTTCGCCCGCGACGACCCCGCCCGGCTCGACCGGCCCGCGTACGTCATCTACACGTCGGGCTCGACCGGGAGGCCGAAGGGCGTCGTCACGCCCTACCGGGGCCTGACCGGGATGCAGCTCAACCACCGCACCGAGATCTTCGAGCCGGTGATCGCGGCGGCGGGGGGCCGGCGGCTGCGGATCGCGCACACCGTGTCGTTCGCCTTCGACATGTCGTGGGAGGAGCTGCTCTGGCTGGTCGAGGGCCACGAGGTGCACGTCCTCGACGAGGAGCTGCGCCGCGACGCGACGCGGCTCGTGGAGCACGCGCGCACCGAGCACGTCGACGTCGTCAACGTGACGCCGACGTACGCGGAGGCGCTGCTGGAGGAGGGCCTGCTGGCAGACCGCCCCATGCCGCTGGTTCTGCTCGGCGGCGAGGCGGTGTCGGACACGCTGTGGACCGCGCTGCGCGAGGCCGACGGCGTCCTCGGCTACAACCTCTACGGCCCCACCGAGTACACGATCAACACGTTGGGCGCGGGGACCGCCGACTCGACCACGCCCGCCGTCGGGAAACCCATCGTCAACACGCGGGCGCACGTGCTGGACCCGTGGCTCCGTCCGGTCCCGGACGGTGTGCCCGGGGAGCTCTACATCGCCGGCGACGGCCTGGCGCGGGGCTACCTCGACCGCTTCGGACTGACCGCGGAGCGGTTCGTCGCCGACGCCGACGGTGGGCGGATGTACCGCACCGGCGACCTCGTCCGGCGACGCCCCGACGGCATCCTCGACTACCTCGGGCGGACCGACGACCAGGTCAAGATCCGGGGCCACCGGGTGGAGCCGGGTGAGGTCGCGGCGGCGGTGTCGACGCTGGTCGGGGTGCATCGGGCCGCCGTCGTCGCCGACCGGCGGGGACCGGGCGGGGCACGTCTGGTCGCCTATGTCGTGGGCCGGACCGACGGTGTGCGCGACGAGCTCCGCACCCGGCTGCCCGACCACCTCGTGCCGGCCGCCGTCGTGGCGGTCGACGACCTCCCGCTGACGGTCAACGGCAAGCTCGACGTCGGGGCGCTCCCCGCGCCGGGCCTCGCGTCCCCGGGCAGCGGCCGGCCGCCGGCCGGACCGGTCGAGGAGACGGTGTGCGGACTCTTCGCCGACGTGCTGGGCCTGGAGCGGGTCGGGCCCGACGACGCGTTCTTCGACCTCGGCGGGCACTCGCTGCTCGCGACGCGGCTGCTCTCCCGGGCCCGGACGGCGCTGGCCGCCGACCTGACGTTGCGGGACCTCTTCGACGCGCCGACGCCCGCCGGCCTCGCGGCCCTCGCGGGTGCGGGCACGGGCTCGGTACGGCCGGAACTCGTCCACCGCGAGGTCGACGGCCCCGTGCCGCTCTCCCCCGCCCAGCAGCGGCTGTGGATGCTCGCCCAGCTCGACGGGGCGGGCGCGGCCTACCACTACCCCCTGGTGGTGCGGCTGACCGGCGAGCTCGACACGGACGCGCTCGAGGCGGCGCTGACCGACGTCGTCGCCCGCCACGCGCCGTTGCGGACCGTGGTGTCCGGGGAGGAGCAGCGGATCCTCGAGCGGCCGACCGTCCGCCTCGCGAGGGCGACCGGGGATGTGGCGGAGCGGGTCGACGCCGAGGTCGCCCGTCCCTTCGCCCTGGACCGCGAGCTGCCGGTGCGGGCGCTGCTGATCGCCGACGGCTCCGACCACGACGGGCACGTGCTCGTCCTGACGCTGCACCACATCGCCACCGACGAGTGGTCGGACCGCCCGTTCGCCGACGACCTCGCCACCGCCTACGCGGCCCGGCGGGCCGGGCGCGCGCCCGAGTTCGAGCCGCTGCCGGTCGACTACACCGACTACACGCGCTGGCAGGCCGACCTGCTCGACGCGGTGGGGGCCGACCAGCTCGCGTTCTGGGCCCGCACGCTCGACGGTGCGCCCGAGGAGTTGGTGCTGCCGACCGACCGGCCCCGTCCGGCCCGGCCGACCTTCACCGGCGGCACGGTGACCCTCCCGCTCGACCCCGAGATCAGCGCGGGTCTGCGAACCCTCGCCGCCGACCGCGGCGCGAGCACCTTCATGGTGCTGCAGGCCGCCGTGGCGACGCTGCTCTCGCGGGTCGGGGCGGGCGTGGACCTGCCCCTGGGCGCGCCGGTCGCGGGGCGGGACGACCCCCGGCTCGACGACCTCGTCGGGTTCTTCGTCAACACGGTGGTCCTGCGGACCGACCTCTCCGGCGCGCCCGGGTTCGCCGAGCTCGTCGACCGGGTCCGGGAGACCGACCTCGCCGCGTTCGCGCACGCCGACGTGCCGTTCGAGGCGGTCGTGGCGCACCTCGACCCGTCGCGCACCGCCGCGCGCACCCCGCTGTTCCAGGTGATGGTCGGCCACCACGTGCGCTCCGGGGCGCCGCTCGCCCTCGAAGGGGTCGAGGCGGCCGAGGTCGACGTCGCGCACCGCACGGCGATGTTCGACCTGGTGTTCAGCTTCGCCGAGCACGACGGCGAGCTGACCCTGCACCTCGAGTACGCCGCCGACCTGTTCGACGCGGAGTCCGCCCGGCAGCTGGCGGCCCGGTTCGCGGTGGTGGCCCGGACGGTGGTCGGGTCGCCGGACAGCCCGGTCGACGACCTCGACGTGCTGCTCGCCGGCGAGCGGGAGGCCCTCGCCCGCTTCGGCGGTTCCGCCGCGGCGCGTGCCGTCGAGGAGGAGACGCTGACGGCCGCCTTCGCACGGTGGGTGGCGACGACGCCGGACGCGGTCGCGGTGGCCGACGTCGACCGGGAACTCTCCTACGCCGAGCTCGACCGGCTCGCCGCGGGCATCGCCTCGGTGCTGACCGACGTCGCCCCGGGGGACGTCGTCGGCGTCGCGGTCCCGCGGTCGGTCACGATGGTCGCGACGGTGCTCGCCGTGCTCCGTCGCGGCGCCGCCTGGCTGCCGCTCGACCTCGCCCACCCGGCCGACCGCCTGGAGCACATGATCGTCGACTCGGGCGCGGCGCTCGTCGTCGCGACCCGGGAGACCGAGCCCGCCCTCCCCGACGTCGGGAAGTGCCTGGTCCTGCCGGACGTCCTTCCCGACGCCGGGCCGGGGCCGGTCGCGCTGCCGCTCGCGGCGACCGCGTACGTGATCTACACGTCCGGGTCGACGGGGCGCCCCAAGGGCGTCGCCGTGCCGCACGAGGGCGTCGCGTCGCTCGCGGCGACCGCGGTGGACCGGATGGGGGTGACGGCGGGCTCGCGGGTGCTGCAGTTCGCGTCGGTCGGCTTCGACGTCGCGGCGCTCGAACTGACCATGGGGCTGACCCTCGGCGCGCGCCTCGTGGTGCTGCCGGACGAGGCCCGGGTCGCCGGGCCGGTACTGACGACGTTCCTGCGGGAGCACCGGATCAGCCACGCGATCCTGCCGCCGTCGCTGGTGGCGGCCCTGCCCGACGACGCCACGATCCCCGACGGGACCACCGTCCTCGTCGGGACCGAGACCGTGCCCCCCGCCGTCGTCGCGCGGTGGGCGGAACGCCTCGACCTGTTCGTGGCCTACGGACTCACCGAGGCGACCGTGAACTCGACGTTGTGGCGGGCCCGGCCCGACCACGTCGGGCCGCTGCCGATCGGCGAGCCGGACCCGAACACCGTGGTCCGCATCCTCGACGGGCGGCTGCGGCCGGTGCCGCCGGGCGTGGCGGGCGACCTCTACGTCGGGGGCCGCGGCCTCGCCCACGGCTACCTCGGGAAGTCCGCGCTGACGGCAGGTCGGTTCGTCGCCGCTCCGGACGGCGCGCGGCTCTACCGGACCGGCGACCGCGCGCGGTGGCGGGCGGACGGCGACGTCGACTTCCTCGGACGCGACGACGACCAGGTCAAGGTCCGCGGCGTGCGCATCGAGCCGGGCGAGGTGGCGGCCGCGCTGGCCGACCACCCCGAGGTGCGGCAGGCCGTCGTCGTGGCCGACCGCGACGGGGACCTGACCCGCCTGGTCGGCTACGTGACGCCGGAGTCCTCCCCCGTCGCTTCGCTCGCCCCTGCTGGGGCGCCGGATCCGGCCGCCGTCCGCGAGCACGCCGCGGCGCGGTTGCCGGAACACATGGTGCCGTCGCTGGTGCTCGTGGTGTCCGAGATCCCGCTGACCCCGAACGGCAAGCTCGACCGCCGCGCCCTCCCGGCGCCGGACTGGTCGGCGCTGGTCGGCGGCGAGGCACCGACGTCCGCCCTGGAGTCGCAGCTGGCCGCGCTCGTGGCCGACACGCTGCGGCTCGACGCCGTCGGGGTCACCGACGACTTCTTCGCCCTGGGCGGCCACTCGATGGCGGCGATGCGGCTGCTGTCGGCGATCCGCGTCGAGCTGGACGCGGAGCTCGCGGTGCGCGACGTGTTCGAGGCGCCGACCGTGCGGGCCCTGGCCGCCCGCGTGGCCGACGCCCCGCGGGCGCGGCCGGCGTTGGTCGCCACGGGTGCGGCGCCGACCGTGGCGCCGGCGCAGCGCTGGCGGCTCGCGCGGGGGCTGACGCCCGCGCCGGACCACGTGCTCCGGCTGGCCGGACCGTTCTCCTCCGACGTGCTCGCCGCGGCACTGGACGACGTGGTCGCGCGGCACGAGGTCCTGTCGTGGAGCTATCCCGACGGTTCTCCCGAGCCGGTCGACGTGCCGCTGCGGCGGTCGTCGTCGTCCGCCGCGGAGCTCGCGCGGGTGCCGTTCGACCTCGCCGTCGAGCCGGCGTTCCGGGCGCACCTTCTCGACGACGGGTCACTGCTGCTCGTGCTGGGCTACCTCGCGGTGGACGAGTGGTCGGTCGTGCCGTTGCTGCGGGACCTGGCGACCGCGGTGTCCGCGCGGTCGTCGGGGTCGGCACCGTCGTTCGCGCCGCTGCCGGTGACGTACGCGGACCACGCGCGGTGGGCGGCGTCGCTGCCCGGTGCGTCGTCGGTCCCGCCCGGGCTGGCGGGGGCGCCGACCTCCGTGTTCGGGCCGTCGGACGACGCGGCGGCCGTGACCGACGTGGTGACGGTCGACGCCGAGGTCCGTCGCGGGCTGGACACGCTGGCCCGCCGGCACGGGGCCTCGCTGCTCATGGTGCTGCAGACGGGGCTGGCCCGGACGCTGGGCGGGCTGGGCCACGGTCCCGACCTGCCGCTGGCCGCGCTGACGGCGGGGCGCACGGATGCGGCGCTGGACGGGCTCGTCGGCGGGATCGCGGACCTCGTGGTGCTGCGGACCTCGACGGAGGCGTCGCTGGACGAGGTGCGCCGTGCCGACCTGGCGGCGTTCGCCCACGTGGGGACGCCGTTCCTGGTGACGGCGGAGGCGACCGGGCTGTGGCGGCCGCCCGTGGTACTGGTGCAGCACGAGGAGCCGTCGCTGGAGCGCGAGACCTCGGTGCTCGGCGAGCTGTCGGCCGTGCCGACCGGGTCCTCCGACGCCGACCTCGTGGTGTCGTTCGCCGAGTCGGCGCCCGGCTCCGCGCTGACGCTGGAGGTCACCCGCCGCGTGGCGTCGGTGCCGCCGGAGGTGGCGGACCGGCTGGTGGCGGCGCTGGCGGAGCTGGTCTGACCCGCTCGTCCCGTGGCAGCGGAGCGTCGTTGCTGTCGTCCCGTGGCAGCAACGACGCTTCGCTGTCATGTGGGGTCGGGATACCCGGCGAGCTGCACCCCGCGGGGTCGGCCGCCGACGGTGTGGCTTTCCTGTCACTGGACGACAGCAGTGACGCATTGCTGTCACCGAGAGGCGACCCGGCGTCAGGCCTGCTGGGTCGACCAGAGCCGGGCGTAGCGCCCCCCGGCAGCGAGCAGTTCGTCGTGCGTGCCGGACTCCACGATCCGGCCGGCGTCCATGACGACGATCCGGTCGGCCGTCGCGGCCTGCACCAGACGGTGGGCGACCACGATCCCGGTGCGGCCGGCGAGCACCCGGTCGGCCGCGTCGTCGAGGGCCCGCGCGCCGGAGCTCCCCGCCTCGGCCGTCGCCTCGTCGAGCACCGCGACCGGCGGGTCGGCGAGGAGCAGGCGGGCGAGCGCCAGCTGCTGGGCCTGCGCGCCGGTCAGCCCGTGTCCGCCGGCCCCGACGACGGTGTCGATCCCGTCCGGCAGCGCGGCCACCCACCCCGCGGCGCCCACGGCCTCGAGGGCGGCCTCCAGGTCCGACGACGACGCGGACGGGGCGGCGAGGCGGAGGTCGTCGGCGAGGGTCCCGGCGAAGACGTGGACCTCCTGGGTCACGAGCCCGACCCGGCCCGCGTGCACCGAGCCCGCCGTCGGGACGTGGACCCCCGCGACGAGCCCGGCGAGCGTCGTCTTGCCGGCCCCGCTCGCCCCGACGAGGGCCACGCGGGAGCCCGCCGGGACCTCCAGGTCGACGTCGGAGAGCACCTCGTGGCCGGCGACGTAGGCGTGGTGCACGCCGCGGACCGCGACCGTCCCGTCCTCCCCCGGCGGCCGTTCCGGGGCCGGCTCGAGGTCCGCCACCCCGACCACGCGGGCCAGCGAGGCACCCGCGGACTGCACGGTGTCGAGCAGGAAGAGCGTCTCGTTGATCGGCGTGAACAGCGCGACGAAGTAGAGCGCCGCGGCGCTGGCGGTGCCGACCGACGCCGCGTCGATCGAGACCAGCCACGTCCCCGTCGCGAGCACCGCGGCGATCCCGAGGAACTCGGCGAGGTTGAGCCGCCCGAAGAACCCGGTCTGCAGCCGGACCACCCGCAGGGCGAGCGCCACGACGTCGGCGGCACGCGAGGACACCCGGTCGCGGTGGTCGTCGTGGAGCACGAGGGAGCGCACCGTGCCGATCCCGCCGACGGTGTCGAGCAGCTGCTGCTGCTGCGCTCCGCCCACCTGGCGCTGCTCGGCGTAGAGCGGGGTCGAGCGCCGCAGGTACCAGCGCGCCGTGAGCGCCTGGACCGGGAGCGCGACGAGCGCGGCGATGAGGAAGCGCCAGTCCAGGGCGGCGAGCCCGACGAGGGTCGCGAGGATCACCAACCCGCCCCGCGCCACGTTCGGCACCGCCTCACGCACGGCGTCGCCGACCAGGGAGAGGTCGGAGGTCACGCGGCTGGTGAGGTCACCGGCGCCGGCCTCCTCCACCCGCGCGAGCGGCAGCGACAGCGCCCGGGCGACGAAGCGCTCCCGCAGGTCGGCGAGCAGGCCCTCCCCGGCCCGCGCCACGAGCGCGCCGCCGAGCACCGCGAGCGCGCCCTGCGCGAGGGCGGCCGCGACGAGTCCGAGCACGGGGGCGGTGACGGCGTCCGGCCCGCGGCGCTGCACGACGACGTCCACGACCAGGCCGAGCAGCGGCGCGACCGCCATGCTCGCCCCGGCGCTCGCGAGCAGGGCCAGCAGACCGCCGAGCACCACGCCCCGCCGCTCGCGCAACAGACCGACGAGCACGACACGGATGCGCGCCGCCGGGGCGACCGGCAGCAGGGTCCGGCTCATCCGAGGGC contains:
- a CDS encoding ABC transporter ATP-binding protein — translated: MSRTLLPVAPAARIRVVLVGLLRERRGVVLGGLLALLASAGASMAVAPLLGLVVDVVVQRRGPDAVTAPVLGLVAAALAQGALAVLGGALVARAGEGLLADLRERFVARALSLPLARVEEAGAGDLTSRVTSDLSLVGDAVREAVPNVARGGLVILATLVGLAALDWRFLIAALVALPVQALTARWYLRRSTPLYAEQRQVGGAQQQQLLDTVGGIGTVRSLVLHDDHRDRVSSRAADVVALALRVVRLQTGFFGRLNLAEFLGIAAVLATGTWLVSIDAASVGTASAAALYFVALFTPINETLFLLDTVQSAGASLARVVGVADLEPAPERPPGEDGTVAVRGVHHAYVAGHEVLSDVDLEVPAGSRVALVGASGAGKTTLAGLVAGVHVPTAGSVHAGRVGLVTQEVHVFAGTLADDLRLAAPSASSSDLEAALEAVGAAGWVAALPDGIDTVVGAGGHGLTGAQAQQLALARLLLADPPVAVLDEATAEAGSSGARALDDAADRVLAGRTGIVVAHRLVQAATADRIVVMDAGRIVESGTHDELLAAGGRYARLWSTQQA